In one Asterias amurensis chromosome 9, ASM3211899v1 genomic region, the following are encoded:
- the LOC139941506 gene encoding RNA polymerase II elongation factor ELL-like has translation MADLVANTQYGLSSSAHSCPDKTALLLKLTDSSLKAIERYQKAKGNIRKTPKIHFKGNRGFITIPVRESGDNTEGFRDFKFTVQPNSVPAGSSYECIQQFTNSKGIPHLDSISCIKTKVIVSATDDVYQTTQEKMKLADEELKKTSTKEVSQKEIKATRKIKKITKRPGQISLSKPSITPKSQPTNTASAISWSNGTKAPTSSRVSHVPPKGATTTKPAVSNRSYRDRVIHLLALRSYKKPELILRLQRDGIVMKDKNQLSNTLSQVATLSRDNAYTLNKHLYDEVQEDWPLYSEADRSLVTKNLRHLNPKEHSSSVTAMSVSLSTSSSSSSTSSSKSSLSSKPPSSKAPSSKIPSSKPPSSKPPSSKSSLSRIPSKDFPKPNPAPTVDTMRTVQIAAEKFKKNKTANKRPLLPDVVDFKAPKKTRIAHNAKKQSPTGDGSSASCSPPSKYDVSSTTKQSPDHLVSSPPSIKPVEKEKKKKRQEPETRSKVIESVGKLSPPSDVSSTSNGPDYLNKFTTIASHEQKQRYKDVFNRDYPEYKKMHSYVEGVTLKFTKLKEQLHNASEDSEEYQQIKLKVLEEYTIIQADKDYLKKESRWRELHEKLAHVKSLIAAYDNSRQHGTTT, from the exons ATGGCGGACTTAGTGGCGAACACTCAATATGGTCTGTCGAGTAGCGCCCATTCATGCCCAGATAAGACCGCTTTGCTGCTCAAACTCACAGATTCTTCACTCAAGGCAATCGAACGATACCAAAAAGCAAAG GGGAACATTCGCAAGACACCTAAAATCCATTTCAAAGGAAACAGAGGG TTCATTACAATACCAGTGAGAGAAAGCGGCGACAATACCGAAGGATTCCGTGATTTCAAATTTACCGTACAACCCAATTCGGTACCGGCTGGCAGCAGCTATGAGTGCATACAGCAATTTACAAACAG TAAGGGTATACCCCACCTTGACTCCATCAGCTGCATCAAGACTAAGGTCATCGTCAGCGCAACGGATGATGTCTATCAAACCACACAGGAGAAAATGAAACTGGCTGATGAAGAGCTAAAGAAGACCAG CACTAAGGAGGTCAGTCAAAAAGAGATCAAGGCAACCCGCAAGATCAAGAAAATCACAAAACGACCGGGTCAGATTTCCCTGAGTAAGCCGTCTATCACGCCCAAGAGCCAACCAACCAATACAGCAAGTGCAATAAGCTGGAGTAATGGTACCAAAGCGCCGACTAGTAGTCGGGTATCGCATGTTCCGCCCAAAGGAGCTACGACCACCAAACCAGCTGTATCAAATAGATCTTATAG GGACCGTGTTATTCATCTGTTAGCGTTGAGATCTTACAAGAAGCCTGAACTCATCCTAAGACTCCAGAGAGACGGCATTGTTATGAAGGATAAGAATCAACTCAGTAACACCTTATCACAG GTTGCAACATTATCAAGAGACAACGCCTACACACTGAATAAACATTTATACGATGAAGTACAGGAGGATTGGCCATTGTACAGTGAAGCCGATAGGTCACTAGTGACAAA GAATCTAAGACATTTAAATCCTAAAGAACATTCCTCATCTGTCACCGCCATGTCTGTCTCCTTATCAACGTCATCATCATCGTCTTCAACATCGTCTTCAAAATCATCGCTGTCGTCAAAACCGCCGTCGTCAAAGGCGCCTTCGTCAAAAATACCGTCTTCAAAACCGCCCTCGTCGAAACCGCCCTCGTCGAAATCGTCACTCTCAAGAATACCCTCCAAAGACTTTCCCAAGCCAAACCCTGCACCAACGGTGGACACCATGCGGACTGTGCAAATTGCCGCcgagaaatttaaaaaaaacaaaactgcg AACAAGAGACCGCTCTTGCCAGATGTTGTTGACTTCAAGGCCCCAAAGAAGACACGGATTGCCCACAATGCCAAAAAACAGAGCCCTACCGGCGACGGGTCCTCCGCGTCTTGTTCCCCACCTTCAAAGTACGATGTCAGCAGTACGACCAAGCAATCACCCGACCATCTCGTCTCCAGTCCTCCCAGTATTAAACCAGTGGagaaggagaagaagaagaagcgtCAAGAACCCGAgacgaggtcaaaggtcatagagTCTGTCGGGAAACTTTCACCGCCGAGCGATGTATCGTCAACGTCCAACGGACCAGATTACCTAAA CAAATTCACAACAATCGCCTCCCACGAGCAGAAACAGCGCTACAAAGATGTGTTCAATCGGGACTACCCTGAGTATAAGAAGATGCATTCCTATGTGGAGGGAGTCACGCTCAAGTTCACCAAGCTGAAAGAACAACTCCATAATGCGTCGGAAGACAGCGAAGAATATCAGCAGATCAAGCTCAAAGTTCTAGAGGAATATACAATTATTCAGGCG GACAAAGATTATCTCAAGAAAGAGTCGAGATGGCGTGAGCTCCACGAGAAATTAGCGCACGTCAAGAGTTTGATAGCAGCCTACGATAATTCTAGACAACACGGAACAACGACATAG